The Cellulomonas wangleii genome includes a region encoding these proteins:
- the ku gene encoding non-homologous end joining protein Ku produces MRAIWKGAVAFGLVNVPVRLYAATGEHEVRLHQVHREDGGRIRYRKVCSVDGEAVEWSDIAKGYETEDGELVVLTDEDFEQLPLATEREIEVLEFVPADQVDPIMLQKTYYLEPDRTAAKPYALLRGALEETDRVAVVKVAIRQRESMAVLRVRDKVIVLQTLLWPDEVREADFPVLDDDVTVRPQELTMASSLVESLAGDFDPSQYEDAYVAALEQLIATKVSSGDTQVRPAPPEEESSEGGGEVVDLLAALQRSVQKARAARGEDADDAPAEKEKPAARTRATSGTRSRTTKDTAGEASPDKDTKGRGRKGGTATSGKGDEATSGTGVKRRSAATKEGADEQAAPRRRARSKAS; encoded by the coding sequence GTGCGGGCGATCTGGAAGGGCGCCGTGGCCTTCGGCCTGGTGAACGTGCCGGTGCGGCTCTACGCCGCGACGGGGGAGCACGAGGTCCGGCTGCACCAGGTGCACCGCGAGGACGGTGGCCGCATCCGGTACCGCAAGGTCTGCAGCGTCGACGGCGAGGCCGTGGAGTGGTCGGACATCGCGAAGGGCTACGAGACGGAGGACGGTGAGCTCGTGGTCCTCACGGACGAGGACTTCGAGCAGCTGCCCCTGGCCACCGAGCGCGAGATCGAGGTGCTCGAGTTCGTGCCGGCCGACCAGGTCGACCCGATCATGCTGCAGAAGACGTACTACCTGGAGCCGGACCGCACGGCCGCCAAGCCGTACGCGCTGCTGCGCGGTGCGCTGGAGGAGACGGACCGGGTGGCGGTGGTGAAGGTCGCGATCCGGCAGCGGGAGTCGATGGCGGTGCTGCGGGTGCGGGACAAGGTCATCGTGCTGCAGACGCTGCTGTGGCCCGACGAGGTGCGGGAGGCCGACTTCCCGGTGCTCGACGACGACGTCACGGTGCGCCCGCAGGAGCTGACGATGGCGTCCTCGCTGGTGGAGTCCCTCGCGGGGGACTTCGACCCCTCGCAGTACGAGGACGCGTACGTGGCGGCGCTCGAGCAGCTGATCGCGACCAAGGTGTCGTCGGGCGACACGCAGGTCCGGCCTGCCCCGCCCGAGGAGGAGTCGAGCGAGGGCGGTGGCGAGGTCGTCGACCTGCTCGCGGCCCTGCAGCGCTCCGTCCAGAAGGCGCGCGCGGCCCGGGGCGAGGACGCCGACGACGCCCCCGCCGAGAAGGAGAAGCCCGCGGCCCGCACGCGCGCGACCTCCGGCACGCGCTCGCGCACGACGAAGGACACCGCCGGCGAGGCGTCCCCGGACAAGGACACGAAGGGTCGTGGCCGCAAGGGCGGCACGGCGACGAGCGGCAAGGGTGACGAGGCGACGAGCGGCACGGGCGTCAAGCGCCGGTCCGCGGCGACCAAGGAAGGGGCCGACGAGCAGGCCGCGCCGCGGCGGCGGGCGCGCAGCAAGGCCTCGTGA
- the ligD gene encoding non-homologous end-joining DNA ligase, giving the protein MLATPAPAPAALPHGRDWVYEVKWDGVRVLADVRDGTVRLASRNERDVTPAYPELRDLADLGDVLLDGEVVLMDAGRPSFPALAERMHVRDVRRAEALAAARPVTYLVFDVLRHDGRDLAPLPLTARRAVLESLPLPEHVQVSPWYDDGDDLWQVTAAHGLEGVVAKRTGSTYRPGRRSPDWVKSAHRRTRTALVGGWRPESTGTGRLGAVLLGAPDATGALRYLCRAGSGLAGPAARAMRERLAPLERATSPFADDVPAVDARGTIWCDPVVVTDILYLGRTPTGRLRQPVVRGVRTDTTADPWEQP; this is encoded by the coding sequence ATGCTCGCCACCCCTGCGCCCGCACCGGCCGCCCTGCCGCACGGGCGCGACTGGGTCTACGAGGTCAAGTGGGACGGCGTCCGTGTCCTGGCGGACGTGCGCGACGGCACCGTGCGGCTGGCCAGCCGCAACGAGCGCGACGTCACCCCGGCGTACCCCGAGCTGCGCGACCTGGCCGACCTGGGCGACGTCCTGCTGGACGGGGAGGTCGTGCTCATGGACGCGGGCCGGCCGTCGTTCCCGGCGCTCGCCGAGCGCATGCACGTGCGCGACGTCCGGCGCGCCGAGGCCCTGGCCGCGGCCCGGCCCGTCACCTACCTCGTGTTCGACGTCCTGCGCCACGACGGCCGCGACCTCGCTCCCCTGCCCCTCACCGCGCGGCGCGCCGTCCTCGAGAGCCTGCCCCTGCCGGAGCACGTCCAGGTCTCCCCCTGGTACGACGACGGGGACGACCTCTGGCAGGTCACCGCCGCCCACGGGCTCGAGGGCGTCGTCGCCAAGCGCACGGGCTCCACCTACCGACCCGGGCGGCGGTCGCCCGACTGGGTGAAGTCCGCGCACCGGCGCACCCGCACGGCACTCGTCGGCGGCTGGCGCCCGGAGTCGACCGGGACGGGACGCCTCGGCGCGGTGCTGCTGGGTGCCCCGGACGCCACCGGCGCCCTGCGCTACCTCTGCCGTGCCGGCTCCGGTCTCGCCGGACCCGCCGCGCGCGCCATGCGCGAGCGGCTCGCCCCCCTCGAACGCGCCACCAGCCCGTTCGCTGACGACGTGCCCGCCGTCGACGCCCGCGGCACGATCTGGTGCGACCCGGTGGTCGTCACCGACATCCTCTACCTGGGTCGCACGCCGACCGGACGCCTCCGCCAGCCGGTCGTCCGCGGGGTGCGGACCGACACCACGGCCGACCCGTGGGAGCAGCCCTGA
- the ligD gene encoding non-homologous end-joining DNA ligase produces the protein MSAERRTVDVGGRPVRLTHLDRALYPATGTTKAEVMDYLVRVEAAILRQLRDRPVTRIRWPEGVGGEKFFEKNVPRGAPPWLRHQRLPASPGTDDEGTTLDLPFIDDLAGLMWAANSGALELHTPQWTVGPRGGLRGADRLVVDLDPGPGAGLDECARVAHLVAERLRTQGLSRTVPVTSGSKGLQLYAPLPRPRPATEVRELAHDLAHALAGEHPDLVVAVQRKDLRGGKVLLDWSQNHPAKTTITPWSLRGRDRPTVAAPRDWDEIGPGLRQLTADEAADRLARDGDPFDP, from the coding sequence ATGAGCGCAGAGCGCCGCACCGTGGACGTCGGCGGCCGACCCGTCCGCCTGACCCACCTCGACCGGGCCCTCTACCCCGCCACGGGCACCACCAAGGCCGAGGTCATGGACTACCTCGTGCGCGTCGAGGCGGCGATCCTGCGTCAGCTGCGGGACCGGCCCGTCACGCGCATCCGGTGGCCCGAGGGCGTCGGCGGCGAGAAGTTCTTCGAGAAGAACGTCCCCCGCGGCGCCCCGCCCTGGCTGCGCCACCAGCGTCTGCCCGCGTCCCCCGGCACGGACGACGAGGGCACGACCCTCGACCTGCCGTTCATCGACGACCTGGCCGGGCTCATGTGGGCCGCCAACTCCGGCGCGCTCGAGCTGCACACCCCGCAGTGGACCGTGGGACCGCGCGGGGGCCTGCGGGGCGCCGACCGCCTGGTCGTGGACCTCGACCCCGGCCCCGGAGCCGGCCTCGACGAGTGCGCCCGCGTCGCGCACCTCGTGGCCGAGCGGCTGCGCACCCAGGGCCTGTCACGCACGGTGCCCGTCACCTCCGGGTCCAAAGGGCTGCAGCTCTACGCGCCGCTGCCCCGGCCCCGTCCCGCGACCGAGGTGCGCGAGCTCGCGCACGACCTGGCCCACGCGCTCGCGGGCGAGCACCCGGACCTCGTGGTGGCGGTGCAGCGCAAGGACCTGCGCGGTGGGAAGGTTCTCCTGGACTGGTCGCAGAACCACCCGGCCAAGACGACGATCACGCCGTGGTCGCTGCGTGGCCGGGACCGACCCACGGTCGCGGCGCCACGCGACTGGGACGAGATCGGTCCCGGCCTGCGGCAGCTCACGGCCGACGAGGCGGCCGACCGCCTCGCGCGCGACGGCGACCCCTTCGACCCCTGA
- a CDS encoding Dps family protein — translation MSRDLPKYTVPSLTPEDGARVAAILQERLHALNDLALTLKHVHWNVVGPHFIAVHEMLDPQVDAVRLMVDATAERIATLGVAPVGTPGALVAARTWDDYAIGRASTTEHLGALDAVYVGVITDHRRAAADTEELDTVTNDLLVGHLSELELFHWFVRAHLESSGGALSTAGASTEKGAAAAAKSATTSDSAQ, via the coding sequence ATGTCCCGCGATCTCCCGAAGTACACCGTCCCGTCGCTGACGCCGGAGGACGGCGCGAGGGTGGCCGCGATCCTGCAGGAACGGCTCCACGCGCTGAACGACCTGGCGCTGACGCTCAAGCACGTCCACTGGAACGTCGTCGGCCCGCACTTCATCGCGGTGCACGAGATGCTCGACCCCCAGGTCGACGCCGTCCGGCTGATGGTCGACGCGACGGCCGAGCGCATCGCGACGCTCGGCGTGGCGCCTGTCGGCACACCGGGCGCCCTGGTCGCCGCGCGCACCTGGGACGACTACGCGATCGGCCGTGCGAGCACGACCGAGCACCTCGGCGCGCTGGACGCGGTGTACGTCGGGGTCATCACGGACCACCGCAGGGCGGCGGCGGACACCGAGGAGCTGGACACCGTCACCAACGACCTGCTGGTCGGGCACCTGAGCGAGCTCGAGCTGTTCCACTGGTTCGTCCGCGCCCACCTCGAGTCCTCCGGTGGTGCCCTGTCGACGGCCGGCGCGTCGACCGAGAAGGGCGCCGCCGCGGCCGCGAAGTCCGCCACGACCTCCGACAGCGCCCAGTGA
- a CDS encoding App1 family protein, protein MTPRLENPDGSPVQRLHVAARFEDRFDAVLARVLRRRGWTVRVVGYAGYGSGGKVRVLARTLLASPTVRQRDLPDAGGGAQTGERPAPTVRGWRSFFTAPVAGAPVEVEVGGRKHRLTTDRGGYVDAMVDADLPPGWHDITLTSVDDARTTARVVVVGPEPTVGIVSDIDDTVMVTRLPRPLVAAWNVFVRHENAREAVPGMSRLYHALRADHPGAPVVYLSTGAWNAAPAIGRFLRRHDYPAGPLLLTDWGPTNTGLFRSGPRHKVAELRRLFTDLPQVRWVLVGDDGQHDPQIYAGAVEHHPDRVEAVLIRQLTPGEHVLSHGMPVATPEQEESEERADEEPGLDVLTGEDGEQLLQRAREAGLAR, encoded by the coding sequence GTGACGCCCCGGCTCGAGAACCCCGACGGCAGCCCGGTCCAGCGGCTGCACGTGGCGGCCCGCTTCGAGGACCGGTTCGACGCCGTGCTCGCCCGCGTGCTGCGGCGGCGCGGCTGGACGGTCCGCGTCGTCGGGTACGCCGGGTACGGCTCCGGCGGCAAGGTGCGGGTGCTCGCCCGCACCCTGCTGGCCTCCCCCACCGTGCGCCAGCGCGACCTGCCGGACGCCGGTGGCGGCGCCCAGACCGGTGAGCGGCCCGCACCGACCGTCCGCGGGTGGCGCTCGTTCTTCACCGCACCCGTGGCCGGCGCGCCGGTCGAGGTCGAGGTGGGGGGCCGCAAGCACCGGCTGACCACGGACCGCGGCGGGTACGTCGACGCCATGGTCGACGCCGACCTCCCGCCCGGCTGGCACGACATCACGCTCACGTCGGTGGACGACGCCCGGACCACGGCGCGCGTCGTGGTGGTGGGCCCGGAGCCGACGGTCGGCATCGTCAGCGACATCGACGACACCGTCATGGTCACGCGCCTGCCGCGTCCCCTGGTCGCCGCGTGGAACGTCTTCGTGCGGCACGAGAACGCGCGCGAGGCCGTCCCCGGCATGTCACGCCTGTACCACGCCCTGCGGGCCGACCACCCCGGGGCCCCTGTCGTGTACCTGTCCACCGGGGCGTGGAACGCGGCACCGGCGATCGGCCGGTTCCTGCGGCGCCACGACTACCCGGCCGGGCCGCTGCTGCTGACGGACTGGGGACCGACCAACACCGGGCTCTTCCGCAGCGGCCCGCGGCACAAGGTGGCCGAGCTGCGCCGCCTGTTCACCGACCTGCCGCAGGTGCGGTGGGTGCTCGTCGGCGACGACGGGCAGCACGACCCGCAGATCTACGCCGGGGCCGTGGAGCACCACCCGGACCGGGTCGAGGCCGTCCTCATCCGCCAGCTGACGCCCGGTGAGCACGTGCTCTCGCACGGCATGCCCGTCGCAACCCCCGAGCAGGAGGAGTCCGAGGAGCGGGCGGACGAGGAACCCGGTCTCGACGTCCTCACGGGCGAGGACGGGGAGCAGCTGCTGCAGCGGGCGCGCGAGGCCGGGCTCGCGCGCTGA
- the mqo gene encoding malate dehydrogenase (quinone) — MAPGEHETAADVDVLLVGGGIMSATLASLLSTLEPGWRIEVHERLDSPALESSNAWNNAGTGHAALCELNYTPQRADGTVDVTKAVTINEQYELSRELWHHLAAAGRLPGGEDAVTTTPHLTFVRGAQDVEFLRRRWEALRAHRLFADLEFTTDPAVIARWAPLLMADRADDEPVAATRAAWGTDVDFGSLTRAMLADAVRRGATLHTSSEVTRLKRLRDGRWRVTVADRRWNGRPPRTLTARFVFVGAGGGALHLLQRSRIKEIRGYAGFPISGQFLRTTAPHVVDQHRAKVYGKAAIGAPPMSVPHLDARVVDGRRALMFGPYAGWSMKFLKRGSWTDLLRSVRPTNLVPMIAVGLRNVDLLTYLIREVTAGDTARLRTLRAYMPTADPRDWELVTAGQRVQVIKRGKGGGVLEFGTELVASADGSIAGLLGASPGASTAVATMLDLLDRCFPERADAWRPQLQQLMPSLGGGEWDAAMERQLVDDGTLTGGH; from the coding sequence GTGGCACCTGGAGAGCACGAGACCGCGGCCGACGTCGACGTCCTGCTGGTGGGCGGCGGCATCATGAGCGCGACGCTCGCGTCGCTGCTGAGCACGCTGGAGCCCGGCTGGCGCATCGAGGTGCACGAGCGGCTGGACTCCCCCGCGCTCGAGAGCTCGAACGCGTGGAACAACGCGGGCACCGGCCACGCCGCGCTGTGCGAGCTGAACTACACGCCCCAGCGCGCCGACGGCACGGTCGACGTGACCAAGGCCGTCACGATCAACGAGCAGTACGAGCTGTCGCGCGAGCTGTGGCACCACCTGGCCGCCGCGGGCCGGCTGCCCGGCGGCGAGGACGCCGTCACCACGACCCCGCACCTGACGTTCGTCCGCGGGGCGCAGGACGTCGAGTTCCTGCGCCGCCGCTGGGAGGCGCTGCGCGCGCACCGGCTGTTCGCCGACCTGGAGTTCACGACCGACCCGGCCGTCATCGCCCGGTGGGCGCCCCTGCTGATGGCCGACCGGGCGGACGACGAGCCCGTCGCCGCCACGCGCGCCGCCTGGGGCACGGACGTCGACTTCGGGTCGCTGACGCGCGCCATGCTCGCCGACGCGGTCCGGCGCGGGGCCACCCTGCACACGAGCAGCGAGGTCACGCGGCTCAAGCGCCTGCGCGACGGGCGCTGGCGGGTCACCGTGGCGGACCGGCGCTGGAACGGTCGTCCGCCGCGCACGCTCACCGCCCGGTTCGTCTTCGTCGGCGCGGGCGGCGGTGCGCTGCACCTGCTGCAGCGCAGCCGCATCAAGGAGATCCGCGGGTACGCGGGCTTCCCGATCAGCGGGCAGTTCCTGCGGACCACCGCACCGCACGTGGTGGACCAGCACCGCGCGAAGGTCTACGGCAAGGCCGCGATCGGTGCGCCGCCCATGTCGGTCCCGCACCTGGACGCGCGCGTCGTCGACGGGCGCCGCGCGCTGATGTTCGGCCCGTACGCCGGCTGGAGCATGAAGTTCCTCAAGCGCGGCTCCTGGACCGACCTGCTGCGCTCGGTGCGACCCACCAACCTGGTGCCGATGATCGCTGTCGGCCTGCGCAACGTCGACCTGCTCACGTACCTGATCCGCGAGGTCACCGCCGGCGACACCGCGCGGCTGCGCACGCTGCGCGCGTACATGCCGACCGCCGACCCGCGGGACTGGGAGCTGGTGACGGCGGGCCAGCGCGTCCAGGTCATCAAGCGCGGCAAGGGCGGTGGTGTGCTGGAGTTCGGGACCGAGCTCGTGGCGTCGGCCGACGGCTCGATCGCCGGTCTGCTGGGCGCGTCCCCCGGCGCGTCGACCGCGGTGGCGACCATGCTGGACCTGCTCGACCGGTGCTTCCCCGAGCGTGCCGACGCCTGGCGTCCGCAGCTGCAGCAGCTGATGCCCAGCCTGGGCGGCGGCGAGTGGGACGCGGCGATGGAGCGTCAGCTCGTGGACGACGGGACGCTCACGGGCGGACACTGA
- a CDS encoding DUF2277 domain-containing protein translates to MCRNITTLRGLEPHATDAEIEAAALQYVRKVTGVQQLSDATRGPVEAAVAQIAHITAHLLDELPERRRPPATVPPLRRPEVQARIAARQGG, encoded by the coding sequence ATGTGCCGGAACATCACGACGTTGCGCGGCCTGGAGCCGCACGCCACGGACGCGGAGATCGAGGCGGCCGCCCTGCAGTACGTGCGGAAGGTGACCGGCGTGCAGCAGCTCTCCGACGCCACCCGCGGGCCGGTCGAGGCGGCGGTCGCGCAGATCGCGCACATCACCGCCCACCTGCTCGACGAGCTGCCCGAGCGCCGCCGGCCTCCGGCGACGGTGCCGCCGCTGCGCCGCCCCGAGGTGCAGGCGCGCATCGCGGCGCGCCAGGGGGGCTGA
- a CDS encoding methylated-DNA--[protein]-cysteine S-methyltransferase — translation MTTDRTTRAGEEQATLRRLHARLVAEAQADGLLDVTYRVVDSPVGRLLVAAGETGVLRVAFEVQGHAAALDDLAARVGPRVLEGGARLDPVLRELDEYFAGRRRTFDVPVDLRLTRGFRRDVVAALTAVPYGATASYRQVATATGRPAAVRAVGTACALNPVPLLLPCHRVVRSDGSPGRYAGGEAAKRTLIGLERAGADPLATGPAEA, via the coding sequence ATGACGACCGACCGGACGACACGCGCCGGTGAGGAGCAGGCCACGCTGCGCCGCCTGCACGCCCGACTCGTCGCCGAGGCGCAGGCCGACGGGTTGCTCGACGTCACCTACCGCGTGGTGGACTCGCCGGTGGGCCGCCTGCTGGTCGCGGCGGGGGAGACCGGGGTGCTCCGGGTCGCGTTCGAGGTGCAGGGCCACGCCGCGGCGCTCGACGACCTGGCCGCCCGCGTGGGCCCGCGGGTCCTGGAGGGCGGCGCCCGGCTGGACCCGGTGCTGCGCGAGCTCGACGAGTACTTCGCCGGCCGGCGTCGCACGTTCGACGTGCCGGTGGACCTGCGGCTCACGCGGGGGTTCCGCCGTGACGTCGTGGCGGCTCTGACCGCCGTGCCGTACGGCGCGACCGCGTCCTACCGGCAGGTCGCCACGGCGACGGGCCGGCCCGCCGCGGTGCGCGCGGTCGGTACGGCGTGCGCGCTCAACCCGGTGCCGCTGCTGCTGCCGTGCCACCGGGTGGTGCGCTCCGACGGGTCGCCCGGCCGCTACGCCGGGGGCGAGGCGGCCAAGCGCACGCTGATCGGCCTGGAGCGGGCGGGCGCCGACCCTCTCGCCACGGGACCCGCCGAGGCGTAG
- a CDS encoding RNA polymerase sigma factor has product MTGPFEDVVRAHGGTVLRVCRAVLGPGDADDAWSETFLSALRAWPALPPDANAEAWLVTVARRKAIDELRRRARHATPAAEPGALGGDPLVAPTPLPGDRDLDLWRAVGALPAKQRRAVVLHHLGGLPYADVAALVGGSAAAARRAGADGVAALRRTYGTTIDDGGQP; this is encoded by the coding sequence ATGACCGGACCGTTCGAGGACGTGGTGCGCGCGCACGGGGGCACCGTGCTGCGCGTGTGCCGCGCGGTGCTCGGGCCTGGCGACGCCGACGACGCGTGGTCCGAGACGTTCCTCTCCGCGCTGCGCGCCTGGCCGGCCCTCCCACCCGACGCGAACGCCGAGGCGTGGCTCGTGACGGTGGCGCGGCGCAAGGCGATCGACGAGCTGCGCCGCCGTGCCCGGCACGCGACGCCCGCCGCCGAACCGGGCGCGCTGGGCGGCGACCCGCTGGTCGCACCCACGCCGCTGCCCGGCGACCGTGACCTCGACCTGTGGCGCGCGGTCGGCGCGCTGCCCGCCAAGCAGCGGCGCGCCGTGGTGCTGCACCACCTGGGCGGGCTCCCGTACGCCGACGTCGCGGCGCTCGTGGGTGGCAGCGCCGCCGCGGCCCGGCGTGCCGGCGCCGACGGCGTGGCCGCGTTGCGCCGCACGTACGGCACGACCATCGACGACGGGGGCCAGCCATGA
- a CDS encoding aldo/keto reductase: MTSPTIPLNNGIAIPQVGFGTFQVKAEETQRTVEDALEAGYRHIDTAAGYYNEAGVGAAVRACGLPRDEVFVTTKLRNGDQGYEQALRAFEDSRRALGLDVVDLYLIHWPVPSKDLYVETWRAFEKLLADGAVRAIGVSNFLPEHLERLLRETDVVPAVNQVEVHPTFQQRATQDASTQHGVAVEAYSPLGQGKDLQADAVTSVAERLGVTTGQVALRWHVQAGRIVIPKSVTPERIRSNLDLFSFDLTDEDVAAIDALDSEERIGADPATAAFTQMR; the protein is encoded by the coding sequence ATGACCTCTCCCACCATCCCCCTGAACAACGGCATCGCGATCCCGCAGGTCGGTTTCGGCACCTTCCAGGTCAAGGCCGAGGAGACGCAGCGCACCGTCGAGGACGCGCTCGAGGCCGGGTACCGCCACATCGACACGGCGGCCGGCTACTACAACGAGGCGGGCGTCGGCGCCGCGGTGCGGGCGTGCGGCCTGCCGCGCGACGAGGTGTTCGTGACGACGAAGCTGCGCAACGGCGACCAGGGCTACGAGCAGGCCCTGCGCGCGTTCGAGGACAGCCGCCGTGCGCTCGGCCTGGACGTCGTCGACCTGTACCTCATCCACTGGCCGGTGCCCAGCAAGGACCTGTACGTCGAGACGTGGCGGGCCTTCGAGAAGCTGCTCGCGGACGGTGCCGTCCGGGCGATCGGCGTCTCGAACTTCCTGCCCGAGCACCTCGAGCGGCTGCTGCGCGAGACGGACGTCGTGCCCGCCGTCAACCAGGTGGAGGTGCATCCGACCTTCCAGCAGCGCGCGACGCAGGACGCCTCCACGCAGCACGGCGTCGCCGTCGAGGCGTACTCGCCGCTGGGACAGGGCAAGGACCTCCAGGCCGACGCCGTGACGTCGGTGGCGGAGCGGCTCGGCGTCACCACGGGCCAGGTGGCCCTGCGCTGGCACGTGCAGGCAGGACGCATCGTCATCCCCAAGTCGGTCACGCCCGAGCGGATCCGCTCCAACCTCGACCTGTTCTCCTTCGACCTCACGGACGAGGACGTCGCGGCCATCGACGCGCTGGACAGCGAGGAGCGCATCGGCGCCGACCCGGCCACCGCCGCCTTCACCCAGATGCGCTGA
- a CDS encoding MFS transporter, giving the protein MLAGLGMLVALLVVQVGMRPDPLDVAGRAEGTVRRHVPVRVAGATLRRHPRALAGVLGVVVAHAVMVAVMSMTPVHLAEHGGSVELVGLTVSLHLAAMFALAPVMGTLVDRAGAQPVLLAGLVVLVVATAVCGLAGGDALGVTVGLVLLGLGWSAATVAGSAAVAADVTGVERVAVQGLSDAAMSFAGAVGGALAGVWLDLVGYGGLSAVSGVVATFGVLVVLAPHRGGRSPRADADTGARVTP; this is encoded by the coding sequence GTGCTGGCCGGGCTCGGCATGCTCGTCGCGCTGCTCGTCGTCCAGGTGGGGATGCGGCCCGACCCGCTGGACGTCGCGGGGCGGGCCGAGGGGACGGTGCGCCGGCACGTGCCGGTGCGGGTCGCCGGTGCCACGCTGCGCCGCCACCCCCGGGCCCTCGCCGGCGTCCTGGGCGTGGTCGTCGCCCACGCCGTGATGGTCGCGGTGATGTCGATGACGCCCGTCCACCTCGCGGAGCACGGCGGGTCGGTCGAGCTCGTCGGCCTGACGGTGAGCCTGCACCTGGCCGCGATGTTCGCGCTCGCGCCGGTCATGGGCACGCTGGTCGACCGTGCCGGTGCGCAGCCCGTGCTCCTCGCCGGTCTGGTGGTCCTCGTGGTGGCCACGGCGGTCTGCGGCCTGGCGGGAGGGGACGCCCTGGGCGTGACGGTCGGGCTCGTGCTGCTCGGCCTGGGCTGGTCGGCCGCGACGGTGGCGGGCTCGGCGGCGGTCGCCGCGGACGTGACGGGCGTCGAGCGCGTCGCCGTCCAGGGGCTGTCCGACGCCGCCATGTCGTTCGCCGGAGCCGTCGGCGGTGCCCTCGCCGGTGTGTGGCTGGACCTGGTCGGGTACGGCGGGCTGAGCGCGGTGTCGGGGGTCGTCGCGACGTTCGGCGTGCTCGTGGTGCTCGCCCCGCACCGTGGCGGGCGGTCCCCGCGCGCGGATGCGGACACCGGTGCGAGGGTGACCCCATGA
- a CDS encoding MFS transporter, with protein MTPSDGPPAPSTARPGPGGGDLVDVPRLRRRTLTVLVAAQVCGGLAAGSAVSVGSLLAVALSGSSTWAGGVTTATTLGAALASLGLARLATARGRRAALSTGLALAALGATLVVVSVVLSAFALLLVGSVLLGVGAAVNLQSRFAATDLSTPATRGRDLSLVVWTSTVGAVVGPNLVHLDGAVGRLTGCRR; from the coding sequence GTGACCCCGTCCGACGGCCCGCCGGCGCCCAGCACCGCGCGGCCCGGTCCGGGCGGTGGTGACCTCGTCGACGTGCCGCGCCTGCGTCGGCGCACCCTGACCGTCCTGGTGGCCGCGCAGGTCTGCGGCGGGCTCGCCGCCGGGTCGGCCGTGTCGGTCGGCTCGTTGCTCGCGGTCGCGCTGTCGGGGTCGTCGACGTGGGCGGGCGGGGTGACGACCGCGACGACGCTCGGCGCGGCGCTCGCGTCGCTGGGCCTCGCGCGCCTGGCGACGGCCCGGGGGCGGCGTGCGGCGCTGTCGACCGGCCTGGCGCTGGCGGCGCTCGGGGCGACGCTCGTCGTCGTGTCCGTCGTCCTGTCCGCGTTCGCGCTCCTGCTGGTGGGCAGCGTCCTGCTGGGGGTCGGGGCCGCCGTGAACCTGCAGTCGCGCTTCGCGGCGACGGACCTCTCGACGCCCGCGACGCGCGGCCGCGACCTGTCGCTGGTCGTGTGGACCAGCACGGTCGGCGCGGTCGTGGGCCCCAACCTCGTGCACCTCGACGGTGCCGTCGGTCGGCTCACCGGCTGCCGCCGCTGA